One region of Podospora bellae-mahoneyi strain CBS 112042 chromosome 1 map unlocalized CBS112042p_1.2, whole genome shotgun sequence genomic DNA includes:
- a CDS encoding uncharacterized protein (COG:E; EggNog:ENOG503Q3R6): MGIPSSYLSLIPPPPVTPYSPEGGHYYSSAPPVFPGLDVRPRLGSNSTSSPSGMAHAPRSTTLPHPGSHLGAARDIYATGTPSFNRRQPDHHFIPRSPSFPSRRPHLSPTNSPASYASLKMDSGFGSKSQQNIPPLGSLTQHGHLSYADQNSTPIKVDINGIIDKGFFLADNEWTCYRRNYFSCICSFSLSPVLPHAGIQFQPTGSTQAHTVFGFAMCISAVVADNDNHSIELVQHTPKRDKGPIAKPEKVRLSAKPQQATHHPLALYGPDGGLASSRPYDQGFGAPPQNSAPTEHTFERIQFKQATANNGKRRAAQQYYHLIVELWADVGQQQGSDSYIKVAHKKSAKMIVRGRSPGHYQPERRGSTSSGPGGSGGGSVGGGFPPGLMGPGGEYSTGSSILQGGYPSYDPRSNPYGGTRHHHELTMEPMISADEVKAIAETKAYQYYPATIYESEHDPRHHQHHPVELFTHSRHDASDSGTNSSMSTGFDPAKVKPEMEGLPSIFYPPQSYYANNRCSRFEGKPSSAGHYPTLIPPPSSSSAMNMT; this comes from the exons ATGGGAATA CCTTCCTCCTATTTAAGCCTGATCCCACCGCCTCCCGTCACTCCGTACTCCCCTGAAGGCGGTCATTATTATTCCTCCGCCCCCCCCGTCTTCCCCGGCCTGGACGTCAGGCCTCGACTGGGCTCCAA TAGCACATCGAGCCCCTCGGGCATGGCACATGCCCCTCGGTCCACAACATTGCCACATCCAGGATCACACTTGGGTGCTGCGCGTGATATCTACGCGACAGGGACGCCCTCCTTCAACAGGCGCCAGCCAGATCACCACTTTATCCCGCGgtccccctccttcccttcaCGACGGCCTCACCTCTCGCCCACCAACAGCCCGGCCAGTTACGCCTCTCTCAAGATGGACTCTGGATTCGGGTCCAAGTCGCAGCAAAACATCCCGCCACTGGGAAGCTTGACACAACACGGCCATTTGTCATATGCTGACCAGAATTCGACTCCCATCAAGGTGGACATCAACGGCATCATCGACAAGGGCTTTTTCCTGGCCGACAATGAGTGGACCTGCTATAGACGCAACTACTTCTCATGCATTTGCTCATTCTCTCTGTCGCCCGTGCTCCCGCATGCGGGCATCCAGTTCCAGCCAACGGGATCTACACAGGCGCACACAGTGTTCGGCTTCGCCATGTGTATTTCTGCGGTCGTGGCAGACAACGACAACCACTCCATTGAGCTCGTCCAGCACACGCCCAAGCGAGACAAAGGGCCAATCGCCAAACCAGAGAAAGTCCGGCTCTCAGCAAAGCCGCAGCAGGCTACACACCATCCACTCGCATTGTACGGGCCAGACGGCGGCCTCGCATCCTCCAGGCCCTACGATCAAGGCTTTGGTGCTCCTCCGCAGAATTCGGCTCCCACTGAACACACATTTGAGCGTATTCAGTTCAAGCAGGCCACGGCCAACAACGGCAAGAGGAGGGCTGCACAGCAATACTATCACCTTATCGTGGAGCTGTGGGCAGAtgttgggcagcagcagggctCGGACTCGTACATTAAAGTTGCGCACAAAAAGTCTGCCAAGATGATCGTGCGTGGGCGCTCTCCTGGACACTACCAGCCCgagaggaggggaagcaCGAGCAGCGGGCCTGGAGGTTCTGGCGGCGGCAGTGTCGGTGGAGGCTTTCCGCCGGGACTGATGGGCCCCGGTGGTGAATATTCTACCGGATCCTCCATACTCCAGGGAGGGTATCCATCGTACGACCCTCGTTCTAATCCCTATGGCGGtactcgacatcatcacgaGCTCACCATGGAGCCCATGATCTCGGCGGATGAGGTCAAGGCCATCGCCGAAACGAAGGCCTATCAATACTACCCTGCAACAATTTATGAGAGCGAACACGATCCGAgacatcaccagcatcacccAGTTGAACTCTTCACGCACTCGCGTCACGATGCCTCAGACAGCGGGACCAACAGCTCCATGAGTACAGGATTCGACCCAGCCAAGGTGAAGCCTGAGATGGAAGGGCTTCCAAGCATCTTCTACCCACCACAGTCCTACTACGCCAACAACCGCTGCAGCCGGTTCGAAGGCAAGCCGAGCTCGGCTGGACATTACCCTACGCTCATTCcaccgccttcttcctcttcagcaaTGAACATGACGTGA